The proteins below come from a single Etheostoma spectabile isolate EspeVRDwgs_2016 chromosome 4, UIUC_Espe_1.0, whole genome shotgun sequence genomic window:
- the tp53rk gene encoding EKC/KEOPS complex subunit TP53RK produces MAQEKNMAVPEFLSKAELVKQGAEARVYRAEFLGKPTIVKERFQKRYRHPVLDEKLTHRRTVQEVRSILRCRRAGISAPVVYFVDYASHCIFLEEIVGSSTVRDHIASTQRSDSCKELELEPLADRVGQILAKMHDEDVIHGDLTTSNMLLRCGLEDGEFDLFLIDFGLSYISALPEDKGVDLYVLEKAFLSTHPNTEALFERLLKSYAAASRKSSAVIKKLDEVRLRGRKRSMVG; encoded by the exons ATGGCCCAGGAGAAGAACATGGCGGTCCCGGAGTTCCTCAGTAAAGCAGAGTTAGTAAAACAAGGAGCAGAAGCCCGGGTGTACCGGGCAGAGTTTCTGGGAAAGCCGACTATTGTGAAAGAAAGGTTCCAGAAACGCTACAGACACCCGGTGCTGGACGAAAAACTGACCCACCGCAGGACGGTGCAGGAGGTCCGCTCCATACTCCGCTGCCGGAGAGCAG GCATATCTGCCCCTGTAGTCTATTTTGTGGACTACGCATCCCACTGTATTTTTTTGGAGGAGATCGTGGGTTCCTCGACGGTACGTGACCACATCGCATCCACTCAGCGGTCTGATTCCTGCAAGGAGCTGGAGCTGGAGCCACTGGCTGACAGAGTGGGTCAGATCCTGGCCAAAATGCACGACGAGGACGTCATCCATGGAGACCTGACCACCTCCAACATGCTGCTGAGATGTGGCCTGGAGGATGGGGAGTTTGACCTGTTCCTCATCGATTTTGGCCTGAGTTACATCTCTGCTCTGCCGGAGGATAAGGGGGTGGACCTATACGTGCTGGAGAAGGCTTTCCTCAGTACCCACCCCAACACTGAGGCACTGTTTGAGAGGCTGCTGAAGAGCTATGCAGCGGCATCAAGGAAGTCGTCAGCAGTCATTAAAAAGCTTGATGAGGTCCGCttgagagggaggaagaggtcaATGGTGGGATGA